A single region of the Latilactobacillus curvatus JCM 1096 = DSM 20019 genome encodes:
- the ftsZ gene encoding cell division protein FtsZ yields the protein MEYSLDAAQENSGAIIKVIGVGGAGGNAVNRMINEGVKGVHFIAANTDVQALEDSKAETKIQLGPKLTRGLGAGATAEIGQKAAEESEEVLNEALKGADMIFVTAGMGGGTGTGAAPVVAKIAKDLGALTVGVVTRPFTFEGPKRGKNAASGIAELKQHVDTMVIIANNRLLEIVDKKTPMMEAFKEADNVLRQGVQGISDLITSPGFVNLDFADVKTVMANQGSALMGIGSATGENRTAEATKKAISSPLLEVSIDGAEQVLLNITGGPDLSLFEAQDAAGIVQQAATNDVNLIFGTSINENLGDEVVVTVIATGIDEDNNKRRPATNNSAPKTTAPSTPSEQNNDPFVDWDMRREPSAREQAQATEKFDEIEKKDFDIFKRTAQADDNKQDNQNGDDVPPFFKRRRNN from the coding sequence ATGGAATATTCATTAGATGCAGCACAAGAAAATAGCGGCGCAATCATCAAAGTAATCGGCGTCGGTGGTGCTGGTGGTAACGCTGTCAACAGAATGATCAACGAAGGCGTTAAAGGTGTTCATTTTATTGCGGCTAACACTGACGTTCAAGCACTTGAAGATTCAAAAGCTGAAACAAAGATCCAATTAGGACCTAAGTTGACTCGCGGCCTCGGTGCCGGCGCAACTGCTGAAATCGGCCAAAAAGCTGCTGAAGAGAGTGAAGAAGTCCTCAACGAAGCCTTAAAAGGCGCTGACATGATCTTTGTCACAGCCGGCATGGGTGGCGGTACCGGAACTGGCGCTGCCCCTGTTGTTGCCAAAATTGCTAAAGATCTTGGCGCACTAACGGTGGGGGTTGTTACTCGTCCATTTACATTTGAAGGCCCTAAACGTGGTAAAAACGCCGCTTCAGGGATTGCTGAATTAAAGCAACATGTTGATACAATGGTCATCATTGCTAATAACCGGTTACTCGAAATTGTTGACAAGAAGACACCAATGATGGAAGCCTTCAAAGAAGCCGATAATGTTTTACGTCAAGGGGTTCAAGGGATTTCTGACTTAATTACATCACCAGGGTTTGTCAACTTGGATTTTGCTGATGTTAAAACAGTTATGGCTAACCAAGGCTCTGCCTTGATGGGAATTGGTTCAGCAACGGGTGAAAACCGGACAGCTGAAGCAACGAAGAAGGCTATTTCATCACCATTATTGGAAGTTTCAATCGATGGTGCAGAACAAGTCCTCTTAAACATCACGGGTGGACCAGACTTGTCATTGTTTGAAGCGCAAGATGCTGCTGGTATCGTGCAACAAGCTGCAACTAACGATGTTAACTTGATTTTCGGGACTTCAATCAACGAAAATCTTGGTGATGAAGTTGTTGTAACGGTTATTGCAACTGGGATTGATGAAGATAACAACAAACGTCGTCCAGCAACAAACAATTCAGCACCAAAGACAACAGCGCCTTCAACACCATCAGAACAAAATAATGATCCATTTGTAGATTGGGATATGCGTCGCGAACCAAGTGCCCGCGAGCAAGCGCAAGCAACTGAAAAATTTGATGAAATTGAAAAGAAAGATTTCGATATCTTCAAACGGACAGCCCAAGCGGATGATAATAAGCAAGATAACCAAAATGGGGACGATGTGCCGCCATTTTTCAAGCGCCGTCGCAATAACTAA
- a CDS encoding cell division protein FtsQ/DivIB — protein sequence MKKKTTKNGSLDPLQLLNVWRAYQLKRWKKQRRQRLTPGRPTISGQLPHLKAQRTAKTKWRLTALLSTFTLGACVAIYFMLPISDVQQMTVNGTKSVPDQQVINASGVRIGDNVLTQIWQEKAIEKRIHQKLPKVKSVNVKVDQFNQLTLAIKEYPTVGYLVRHKQYYPILENGTILKTKMTQSLGNSPVYSQFKNDAFLKQGLKLYQAFPNSIQSAVSEIRLTAKNNNPYQVHLYMNDGNEVVGDLRTLAKKIKYYPTLAKQMDGKGRIDLEVGAYAKLFDNSEADSTKN from the coding sequence TTGAAGAAAAAAACAACTAAAAATGGGTCGCTCGATCCGCTCCAATTACTAAACGTTTGGCGCGCTTATCAACTAAAGCGTTGGAAGAAACAACGTCGGCAACGGTTAACGCCGGGGAGACCAACGATTAGTGGTCAACTACCACATTTAAAAGCGCAACGAACGGCAAAGACAAAGTGGCGGTTGACAGCGTTATTGAGCACCTTCACATTGGGCGCTTGTGTGGCAATCTATTTTATGTTGCCCATTAGCGACGTTCAACAAATGACGGTCAACGGGACTAAATCAGTGCCTGATCAACAGGTGATTAATGCGAGTGGCGTACGGATTGGCGATAATGTCCTGACACAAATCTGGCAGGAAAAAGCGATTGAGAAGCGGATTCACCAGAAACTACCTAAGGTGAAAAGTGTAAATGTCAAAGTTGATCAGTTTAATCAACTGACATTGGCGATTAAGGAATATCCTACGGTGGGCTATCTAGTGCGGCATAAACAATATTATCCAATCTTAGAAAATGGCACGATTTTAAAGACGAAAATGACGCAGTCTCTGGGCAATAGCCCTGTCTATAGTCAATTTAAAAATGACGCCTTCTTAAAGCAAGGGTTAAAACTATATCAAGCCTTTCCAAACAGCATTCAAAGTGCTGTGTCGGAAATTCGTTTAACAGCTAAGAACAATAATCCTTATCAAGTTCACTTATATATGAATGATGGTAATGAGGTTGTTGGGGATTTGCGGACACTTGCCAAGAAAATTAAATATTATCCCACACTGGCGAAACAAATGGACGGTAAGGGACGAATTGACTTAGAAGTTGGCGCTTACGCCAAATTATTTGATAATTCTGAGGCCGATTCAACAAAAAATTAG
- the mraY gene encoding phospho-N-acetylmuramoyl-pentapeptide-transferase: protein MAAGQFLVPLMSGFVITVIFMPLFIGYLRFKKEGQTIREEGPKWHAKKNGTPTMGGLLFIIAAVVSSIWVGLFLKQLTNSLLIAMFILVLYGILGFSDDFIKVFRKQNLGLRAWQKLLGQIIGGIVFIAVYFHEGFSTALEIPVIGTISSNWFFCVFVLVWLVGFSNAVNLTDGIDGLVAGLATISFATYTIIAFHQNQIDVAIFGLSIIGGLLGFLIYNKKPAQIFMGDVGSLALGGALAAMSILLHREFSLLLVGLVYVIETASVMLQVGSFKLFHKRIFKMSPIHHHFEMSGWSEWRIDISFWLFSIICSAIYLLIF from the coding sequence ATGGCAGCAGGACAATTTTTAGTGCCCTTAATGAGTGGGTTTGTAATTACGGTGATTTTTATGCCGCTTTTTATCGGGTATTTACGCTTTAAAAAAGAGGGGCAGACAATCCGTGAAGAAGGCCCCAAATGGCACGCTAAGAAAAATGGGACACCAACAATGGGCGGGCTCTTATTCATTATTGCCGCTGTTGTTTCAAGTATTTGGGTAGGATTATTCTTAAAACAGTTAACGAATAGTCTATTAATTGCCATGTTTATTCTGGTGTTATACGGTATTCTCGGTTTTTCAGATGATTTTATTAAAGTTTTCCGTAAACAGAACTTAGGCTTACGCGCTTGGCAAAAATTGTTAGGGCAAATTATTGGTGGGATTGTCTTCATCGCTGTTTATTTCCATGAAGGCTTCAGTACTGCACTTGAAATCCCAGTAATTGGCACTATTTCAAGTAACTGGTTCTTTTGTGTATTCGTCTTAGTGTGGTTAGTCGGTTTCTCAAATGCGGTGAACTTAACGGATGGCATTGATGGGTTAGTTGCTGGCTTGGCAACCATCTCATTTGCAACTTATACAATTATCGCCTTTCATCAAAACCAAATTGATGTCGCCATTTTCGGCCTCAGCATTATTGGCGGATTGCTTGGCTTTTTAATCTACAATAAAAAACCAGCGCAAATTTTCATGGGTGATGTTGGTTCACTAGCACTTGGTGGCGCACTAGCAGCCATGTCAATTTTATTACATCGAGAGTTCTCACTGCTATTGGTCGGGTTAGTATACGTCATTGAAACAGCAAGTGTGATGTTACAAGTCGGTTCATTTAAGTTATTCCATAAGCGGATTTTTAAAATGAGTCCCATTCATCATCACTTCGAAATGTCAGGGTGGAGTGAATGGCGGATTGATATCAGCTTTTGGTTATTTAGTATCATCTGTTCAGCAATTTATCTGTTAATTTTTTAG
- the ftsA gene encoding cell division protein FtsA, which produces MENSKIYVGLDVGTTSIKVIVAESINKQLNVIGVGSARSNGLSRGTIVDIDQAVTAIQQAVQQAEQKANIEINRVVAGIPANQLQIEECQGMIAVSDQSKEITGQDVQDVASAALVRNLPPEREILNILPQSFTVDGFDGIKDPRGMMGVRLEMNGILFTAPKTMIHNLKKCIEKAGLTLSQLVVNPLALGKLALSDGEQDFGAIVVDLGGGQSTAAVIHDHQLKFTAIDQEGGDHMTKDISVVLNTSIENAEKAKRDYGNADSLAASEEEQIPIEVVGQALPVQVTEKKIAEIIEARTMQIFDRLKAELDKVHAFDMPGGVIMTGGVTALPGIVDLAKEIFNCPVKLYIPDQMGLRHPSFAQGLSLINYIANLSEVDWLVQGALGNVAQTELDQTVTKSTMKPQATTKEVPSKKTKPKNQSKNAFEGLKNFFSNFFE; this is translated from the coding sequence ATGGAGAATTCAAAAATATATGTCGGTCTTGATGTCGGAACTACTTCAATTAAGGTAATTGTTGCAGAATCAATTAATAAACAACTTAACGTGATTGGCGTCGGATCAGCTAGATCAAACGGATTAAGTCGCGGGACGATTGTGGACATTGATCAAGCGGTTACCGCTATCCAACAAGCCGTACAACAAGCAGAACAAAAAGCAAATATTGAAATTAATCGGGTTGTTGCTGGAATTCCAGCCAACCAACTACAAATCGAAGAATGCCAAGGGATGATTGCGGTCTCTGATCAATCTAAGGAAATTACTGGTCAAGATGTGCAAGACGTTGCTAGTGCCGCATTGGTTCGGAATTTACCACCTGAACGTGAAATCCTCAATATCTTACCGCAATCGTTTACGGTTGATGGGTTTGATGGGATTAAAGATCCACGCGGAATGATGGGGGTTCGGCTTGAGATGAACGGAATTTTGTTCACCGCACCCAAGACAATGATTCATAATTTAAAGAAATGTATTGAAAAAGCGGGTTTAACACTATCACAACTCGTAGTGAACCCATTAGCACTTGGTAAGCTAGCCTTATCAGACGGGGAACAAGATTTTGGGGCAATCGTTGTCGACCTTGGCGGTGGTCAAAGTACAGCTGCTGTGATTCATGATCATCAATTAAAATTTACGGCGATTGATCAAGAAGGTGGCGACCATATGACCAAGGATATTTCCGTGGTCTTGAACACGTCAATTGAAAATGCTGAAAAAGCTAAACGAGATTATGGTAATGCTGATTCATTGGCTGCTTCAGAAGAAGAACAAATTCCAATTGAAGTTGTTGGTCAAGCCTTACCAGTGCAAGTGACAGAGAAAAAAATAGCTGAGATTATTGAAGCACGGACGATGCAGATTTTTGATCGTTTGAAAGCTGAATTGGATAAAGTACACGCTTTTGATATGCCTGGTGGGGTGATTATGACCGGTGGCGTGACAGCTTTACCTGGGATTGTCGACTTGGCTAAGGAAATCTTTAATTGCCCAGTGAAGTTATACATTCCAGATCAAATGGGCTTGCGGCACCCATCATTTGCCCAAGGGTTGAGTTTAATTAACTACATAGCTAACTTGTCGGAAGTTGATTGGTTGGTCCAAGGCGCACTTGGGAATGTAGCACAGACTGAATTAGACCAAACAGTGACGAAATCAACAATGAAACCTCAAGCAACAACCAAAGAAGTACCAAGTAAGAAAACCAAACCTAAAAATCAATCAAAAAATGCATTCGAAGGCCTGAAAAATTTCTTTAGTAACTTTTTTGAATAA
- the murD gene encoding UDP-N-acetylmuramoyl-L-alanine--D-glutamate ligase — MKASTTYQDQAVLVLGLGKSGFNAAKLLLKLGAIVTVNDGKEQEDNPQVAQLRELGATVITGSHPLALFERNFAYLFKNPGIRYDNPMVAEAIARKIPVLTEPELAYEVSEAQWVSVTGSNGKTTTTTLITLMLDENRTQGHAYAAGNIGIPLSAVAQKVTAADVMVTELSSFQLLGTTTVKPKIAVLTNIYEAHLDYHGSRANYVAAKMRLIQNQTADDFFVVNWDLPELRELSRQTKAQVVPFSRLGNSEAGAYVKDGQLCFKGEVIMPVTDINVPGNHNIENALAAIAAAKLMDQSNDAIIDVLTTFTGVKHRMQFVTSYEGRRFYNDSKATNMEATEVALKSFKQPIVLLAGGLDRGFTFEPLLPLLKEHVKAIILYGETKQLLAQTAREAGIPVIKIVDNLTKAVPEAYAASEAGDVVLLSPACASWDQFKTFEERGDVFIKAVEQITD, encoded by the coding sequence ATGAAGGCCAGCACGACGTATCAAGATCAGGCAGTTTTAGTTTTGGGATTAGGGAAGAGCGGCTTTAATGCTGCTAAATTGTTATTAAAATTAGGGGCGATTGTGACCGTCAATGACGGAAAGGAACAAGAAGACAATCCTCAAGTTGCACAATTGCGTGAATTAGGGGCAACCGTCATTACTGGATCGCATCCATTGGCGTTATTTGAGCGCAACTTTGCATACCTCTTCAAAAATCCGGGCATTCGTTACGATAACCCAATGGTGGCAGAAGCGATTGCGCGTAAGATTCCAGTTTTAACGGAACCAGAACTTGCGTACGAAGTGTCTGAAGCCCAATGGGTCAGTGTGACTGGTTCAAACGGGAAGACGACTACCACAACGTTAATTACGTTGATGTTAGATGAAAATCGCACCCAGGGGCACGCATACGCTGCGGGCAATATCGGCATTCCACTAAGTGCGGTCGCCCAAAAAGTGACGGCTGCCGATGTGATGGTCACAGAATTATCAAGTTTCCAACTACTCGGTACAACAACCGTTAAACCTAAGATTGCAGTTTTAACGAATATTTATGAAGCACATTTGGACTATCATGGCTCGCGTGCGAATTACGTGGCTGCGAAAATGCGACTTATTCAAAACCAAACGGCTGACGACTTTTTTGTTGTCAACTGGGACTTACCTGAACTACGTGAATTGAGTCGCCAAACTAAGGCGCAAGTTGTGCCATTTTCACGGCTAGGCAACTCTGAAGCTGGCGCCTATGTCAAAGATGGCCAACTTTGTTTTAAGGGTGAAGTGATAATGCCAGTGACTGATATTAACGTCCCTGGTAACCATAATATTGAAAATGCTTTGGCCGCAATTGCGGCGGCTAAGTTGATGGACCAATCAAACGATGCGATCATTGATGTTTTAACGACCTTTACCGGTGTTAAACACCGGATGCAGTTTGTGACGAGCTATGAAGGTCGCCGCTTCTATAACGACTCTAAAGCAACCAATATGGAAGCTACCGAAGTCGCGTTGAAGAGTTTTAAACAACCAATTGTTTTATTAGCGGGTGGTCTTGACCGGGGCTTTACTTTCGAACCATTATTACCACTACTAAAAGAACACGTAAAAGCAATCATCTTATATGGTGAAACCAAACAATTGTTGGCACAGACAGCACGTGAAGCAGGTATTCCCGTCATCAAAATAGTTGATAATTTAACAAAAGCAGTGCCTGAAGCTTATGCTGCTAGTGAAGCCGGCGACGTGGTTTTATTGTCGCCTGCATGTGCGAGCTGGGATCAGTTCAAGACGTTTGAAGAACGTGGAGACGTCTTTATTAAGGCAGTCGAACAAATTACAGATTAA
- a CDS encoding cell division protein SepF — protein MAGKFSLSNFFGMSDEDEYANTQETAAVTNEGEPSVRPNNVVSMQAAGATKMNKIVLCEPRIYSDAKKVGKSLLENKAVIVNFTRIEATQATRIVDFLTGAVFAINGEIQRVGDQIFLCTPPNYEIDGNLSDIVDQNDFDIEVN, from the coding sequence ATGGCTGGTAAGTTTAGTCTTAGCAATTTTTTCGGCATGTCAGATGAAGATGAATATGCTAATACGCAAGAAACTGCGGCTGTCACTAATGAAGGTGAACCAAGTGTTCGCCCGAATAACGTCGTCTCGATGCAAGCTGCGGGAGCTACTAAAATGAATAAAATTGTCTTATGTGAACCACGGATTTATTCCGACGCAAAAAAAGTCGGCAAAAGTTTACTTGAAAATAAAGCAGTGATTGTTAACTTCACACGAATTGAAGCGACACAAGCCACTCGAATTGTTGATTTCCTAACAGGGGCAGTTTTTGCCATCAACGGTGAAATTCAACGGGTTGGTGATCAGATTTTCTTATGTACGCCACCGAACTATGAAATCGATGGTAATCTTTCAGATATTGTCGATCAAAATGATTTTGATATTGAGGTGAACTAG
- a CDS encoding YggT family protein, with protein MQLFLFYVLLMLMYVVRIYSGIVVIYCLLTWIPEAMGSKLGRFVAKLVEPFLEIFDRFIPAIGGIGISAIAAFFVLYLVERGIGLLAQLLVGM; from the coding sequence GTGCAACTATTTTTATTTTATGTGCTCTTGATGCTCATGTATGTGGTACGGATTTATAGTGGCATCGTCGTAATCTATTGTTTATTAACGTGGATTCCAGAGGCGATGGGCAGTAAATTAGGGCGCTTTGTTGCTAAGTTAGTTGAACCTTTCTTAGAAATCTTTGACCGCTTCATTCCTGCAATCGGTGGTATTGGGATTTCAGCCATTGCTGCGTTTTTCGTTTTATATTTAGTAGAACGTGGGATCGGCTTACTCGCACAATTATTAGTGGGGATGTAA
- the murG gene encoding undecaprenyldiphospho-muramoylpentapeptide beta-N-acetylglucosaminyltransferase: MRVMISGGGTGGHIYPALALIERMQQRDLLDAVLYVGTKRGLESKIVPDQGIDFKTLEIQGFKRSMNMKGIKTNIKTIQLFLRSVKEAKEMIKTFKPDIVIGTGGYVSGALLYAASRLKVPTLIHEQNSAAGVTNRFLARFVDKVAISFESVSDQFPMHKIVLTGNPRAQQVAGMLPNERLSEFGLKTDSPTVLVFGGSRGAPSINQAFIDAVPALNTKEYQVLFVSGRVHFDDVQAQLKAMTLNDNLAVVPYINDMPEILPDLKAIVGRAGATSLAEITALGIPSILIPSPYVTNDHQTKNAESLVKEDAAILIPEAQLTGDKLVQSLDTLLATPDSQQAMAKAAKKMGIPDASDRIIEVINTII; this comes from the coding sequence ATGAGAGTAATGATATCTGGTGGCGGAACTGGTGGCCACATCTATCCAGCGTTAGCCCTAATTGAAAGAATGCAACAACGCGACTTGTTGGATGCCGTTTTATATGTTGGGACTAAACGCGGTTTGGAAAGTAAAATTGTGCCAGATCAAGGCATCGATTTTAAGACGTTAGAAATCCAAGGATTTAAACGTTCGATGAATATGAAGGGCATTAAAACAAATATTAAAACAATTCAACTTTTCTTGCGCAGTGTTAAAGAGGCAAAAGAAATGATTAAAACATTCAAACCTGATATTGTGATTGGAACGGGTGGCTATGTTTCTGGGGCATTGCTATATGCAGCAAGTCGCTTAAAAGTGCCAACGTTGATTCATGAACAAAACTCAGCAGCCGGGGTTACCAACCGCTTTTTGGCGCGCTTTGTCGATAAAGTTGCCATTTCCTTTGAATCAGTCAGCGACCAATTCCCAATGCACAAAATTGTATTAACAGGCAATCCGCGGGCCCAACAAGTTGCTGGAATGTTACCAAACGAACGTTTAAGTGAATTCGGGCTTAAGACTGACAGTCCGACAGTGCTTGTGTTTGGTGGGAGCCGTGGTGCACCAAGTATTAACCAAGCTTTTATCGATGCAGTACCAGCACTTAATACAAAAGAGTATCAGGTGCTATTCGTTTCTGGACGGGTTCATTTTGATGACGTTCAAGCGCAATTAAAGGCGATGACGCTCAATGATAATTTGGCTGTTGTACCATATATCAACGACATGCCCGAAATTTTACCAGATTTAAAGGCCATTGTTGGTCGTGCTGGTGCGACGAGTTTGGCGGAAATCACAGCACTTGGGATTCCGTCAATTTTGATTCCAAGCCCCTATGTAACAAATGATCATCAAACAAAAAATGCCGAGAGTTTGGTTAAAGAAGACGCAGCGATTTTAATTCCAGAAGCACAATTAACGGGTGACAAATTAGTCCAATCATTAGATACGCTTTTGGCAACCCCTGATAGTCAACAAGCAATGGCTAAAGCAGCTAAGAAAATGGGGATTCCAGACGCTTCAGATCGCATTATTGAAGTGATTAATACTATCATCTAA
- a CDS encoding RNA-binding protein, protein MVNQADVYQHFRKSEAPFVAQVLDWIEQAQVEYRPILTAFLDPRQAFILQTLVGEKGDVRYHFNGGYNAAERKRAMIAPDYFEPTDADFEIQLFEIRYPIKFANLSHGKVLGTLVNAGIDRDVFGDIMTDEERWQFFVTKKMAGYVEEQITKIGRVSVHLQEQDYTQLLTPKDAWQFEQTTVSSFRLDTIISTVYNLSRQRAKELIQANKVKLNWQAFDKPDFELALLDIVSVRGFGRIQLQSIDGQTRKEKYRVTLGILRK, encoded by the coding sequence ATGGTCAATCAAGCAGATGTCTATCAACATTTTAGAAAAAGCGAGGCGCCATTTGTTGCGCAGGTTTTGGATTGGATTGAGCAAGCACAAGTTGAATATCGACCAATCTTAACGGCGTTTTTAGATCCGCGTCAAGCGTTTATTTTACAAACCTTGGTCGGTGAAAAAGGGGACGTCCGTTATCACTTTAATGGCGGATATAACGCTGCTGAACGGAAACGGGCAATGATTGCTCCAGATTACTTTGAACCAACGGATGCGGATTTTGAGATTCAATTATTTGAGATTCGGTACCCGATTAAATTTGCAAACCTATCACATGGGAAGGTGCTTGGTACGCTTGTGAATGCTGGCATTGACCGTGATGTTTTTGGGGATATTATGACCGATGAAGAACGCTGGCAATTCTTTGTGACGAAGAAGATGGCAGGCTATGTCGAAGAGCAAATCACTAAGATTGGTCGCGTATCAGTTCATTTGCAAGAACAAGACTATACACAGTTGTTGACGCCTAAGGACGCTTGGCAATTCGAACAAACGACTGTCAGCTCGTTTCGCTTGGATACGATCATTTCAACTGTTTACAATCTGTCGCGACAACGCGCTAAAGAATTAATTCAAGCCAACAAAGTTAAACTGAATTGGCAAGCATTTGATAAACCAGATTTTGAATTAGCACTATTAGATATCGTCTCTGTTCGTGGTTTTGGCCGGATTCAACTCCAATCGATTGATGGTCAGACTCGTAAAGAAAAATATCGAGTGACACTGGGGATTTTAAGAAAATAA
- a CDS encoding penicillin-binding transpeptidase domain-containing protein, translating to MKSVKTRKSPRRNRRVFGRLLLLIIAAIFLVFAGRFAYIAATGHIAGVDLTKRSQKKYKADSVIRAQRGTIYDSLGNVLAQDINAYSVYAVLSHDYVGPNKKPLYVTDKKKTAKVLSRYLPLSEEKIYKQLTPANRSVYQVEFGSAGQNLSLSIKRKIEKEHLTGIYFNESPTRLYPNGTFASHVIGIAQSPKDEDGADQSLVGVMGIEKYFNKQLAGQDGYKNFARDSYGYTINQKKNKVKAAKNGQDIYLTLDSRLQSYMETLLTSVNKKYKPKSMNAVLMNAKTGEILAASQRPTFNASTKKGIGKIWRDTLVEDGYEPGSVLKIATLAAAIDSGNYNPNQYYQSGSIEVGDKKISDWQTSGWGMIPLSQAFARSSNVGMVKLEQAMGPKVWKDYIQKFGFLKPTGIQLPGETEGTLQYVRPLDQATTSFGQGINVNVMQMLQMTSAIANDGTMIKPQILSGINQDHQVKPIKAGKPIKVSTAKSVLQNMEDVVYQDYGTGQVYQIPDYKVAVKTGTAQITDPDGGYLTGASNYIFSVSGIAPADDPKYILYVTMKQPQNMTDSAESILAQVFNPMMKRALEYTKKAEKDTQQQVTVPSVIGQSTDEAQKKLTDLGLQTASVGSGNLVVQQLPKANSVILPKQRVILMTNGAMTMPDVTGWSKNDLLKLAQLTGVEIDIKGSGYAYHQSLAVNGLLDGVKKIKVQLK from the coding sequence ATGAAATCAGTTAAGACACGTAAGAGTCCACGGCGGAATCGACGCGTTTTTGGCAGGCTTTTATTGCTAATTATCGCGGCGATTTTTCTAGTTTTCGCCGGTCGTTTTGCTTACATTGCTGCTACTGGGCATATTGCAGGGGTGGATTTAACGAAACGATCACAGAAAAAATACAAAGCTGATTCCGTGATTCGCGCACAACGCGGTACAATTTATGATTCTTTAGGGAACGTTTTGGCACAAGACATTAACGCCTATTCAGTGTATGCGGTATTAAGTCACGATTACGTTGGTCCTAATAAGAAGCCGTTATATGTAACTGATAAGAAAAAAACAGCGAAAGTTTTGAGTCGCTATCTACCATTGAGTGAAGAAAAAATCTATAAACAGTTAACGCCAGCTAACCGTTCAGTTTATCAAGTTGAATTCGGAAGTGCCGGGCAAAACCTTTCACTGAGCATCAAACGGAAGATTGAAAAAGAACATCTAACCGGTATTTACTTCAATGAGTCCCCTACGCGGCTGTACCCTAATGGAACATTCGCATCTCACGTCATTGGTATCGCTCAATCACCAAAGGACGAAGACGGCGCTGATCAAAGCCTCGTTGGTGTAATGGGGATTGAAAAATACTTCAACAAACAATTAGCAGGCCAAGATGGTTACAAGAATTTTGCCCGTGATTCCTATGGATACACGATCAATCAAAAGAAAAACAAAGTAAAAGCCGCTAAAAACGGCCAAGATATTTACTTGACCTTAGATTCTCGGTTACAATCATACATGGAAACTTTATTAACGAGCGTCAATAAAAAATATAAGCCTAAGAGTATGAATGCCGTCTTGATGAATGCTAAGACGGGTGAAATTTTGGCGGCTTCACAACGACCAACCTTTAATGCTAGCACTAAAAAGGGAATTGGCAAGATTTGGCGAGATACATTAGTTGAAGATGGCTATGAACCAGGCTCTGTTTTGAAAATTGCAACCTTGGCAGCTGCCATCGACTCTGGTAATTACAATCCTAATCAGTATTATCAATCGGGTTCAATTGAAGTCGGTGACAAGAAGATTAGTGATTGGCAAACGAGTGGCTGGGGGATGATTCCGCTGAGTCAAGCCTTTGCACGATCAAGTAACGTTGGGATGGTCAAGCTTGAACAAGCCATGGGTCCTAAGGTTTGGAAAGACTACATTCAGAAGTTTGGCTTCTTAAAACCAACTGGTATTCAATTACCCGGCGAAACAGAGGGGACATTGCAATATGTTCGGCCACTAGATCAGGCCACAACTTCGTTTGGTCAAGGGATTAACGTTAATGTAATGCAGATGCTGCAGATGACAAGTGCGATTGCGAACGATGGCACAATGATTAAACCACAGATTTTATCTGGGATTAATCAGGATCATCAAGTAAAACCAATCAAAGCTGGTAAGCCAATTAAGGTTAGCACGGCCAAATCTGTCTTACAAAATATGGAAGATGTTGTTTATCAAGATTATGGGACAGGTCAGGTTTACCAAATTCCAGATTATAAAGTAGCCGTTAAAACCGGGACCGCACAAATTACTGATCCAGACGGTGGCTATTTAACCGGCGCAAGCAATTATATTTTCTCTGTATCAGGGATTGCACCAGCTGATGATCCTAAGTATATTTTATATGTCACAATGAAACAGCCGCAGAATATGACAGATAGTGCTGAAAGTATTTTGGCACAGGTCTTCAATCCAATGATGAAACGGGCACTGGAGTATACCAAAAAGGCTGAAAAAGACACACAACAACAAGTAACAGTTCCATCTGTGATTGGTCAATCAACGGATGAAGCACAAAAGAAATTAACGGATTTAGGCCTACAAACCGCTTCTGTCGGTAGTGGGAACTTAGTCGTCCAGCAATTACCAAAGGCCAATAGTGTGATTTTACCTAAACAGCGAGTCATTTTAATGACCAATGGGGCAATGACGATGCCAGATGTCACGGGTTGGTCGAAAAATGACCTCTTGAAGCTCGCACAATTAACAGGTGTTGAGATTGACATCAAAGGTAGCGGATATGCTTATCATCAAAGCCTAGCGGTTAATGGGTTGCTAGATGGGGTTAAAAAAATAAAAGTACAATTAAAATAA